TTCCCGGCAGATTTCCCCCAGGGTTTCGATGGGCTGGATCACCCCGATTTCGTTATTCACCATCATCACGGACGCCAGAATGGTATCCGGGCGAATGGCTTGCTTGAATTGTTCCAGATCGATCAAACCGTTTTCCAGAACGTCCAGATAGGTCACTTCAAAGCCCTGCCGTTCCAGCTCCCGGGTCGTATCCAGAATGGCCTTGTGCTCGGTCTTGACGGTGATGATGTGCTTGCCCTTGCCGGCGTAGAAATGGGCCGCGCCCTTCAGGGCCAGGTTGTCGGATTCGGTGGCCCCGGAGGTCCAGATAATTTCCTTGGGGTCCGCATTGACCAGGGCAGCCACATGGCCCCGAGCCTCTTCCACCGCCGCTTCCGCTTCCCAGCCGTAGGCGTGGGAACGGGAGGCCGGATTGCCGAATTTTTCCACCAGATAGGGAATCATCTTTTCCGCCACCCGGGGATCCACCGGGGTGGTAGCCGAATAATCCAGATAGACCGGCAATTTCATTTGTTTGCTCTCCAATAATTAAACCGCAATGGCCGCCAGGTGGGTCAAACGCTGAAGCGTCGCCCCCAGGGCTGCCAAGAATTCCTGTACCTGGGCCGCCGTGTTTTCCCGTCCCAGGCTCACCCGCACCGCGCCTTTCGCCAGATCGGGGGCCACTCCCATGGACAACAAAACGTGGGAAGGTTCCCGTTGTACGGAAGAACAGGCCGAACCGCTGGCCACCGCAAAGCCCGCCCGGTCCAGTTGCCCCACCAGGGTTTCCCCGTCCAAACCGGGGAAAGCGAAGAAACTGGTATTGGGCAGGCGGGGTGCCCCGGCGCCGAACACCGTGGCCCCCAGGGCCCCCAGTCCAGCTTCCAGGGCTTGTCGCAAATCCTGCAAATGGCGTCTTTTTTGTTCCATGTTCTGTACGGAAAGGGCACAGGCAGCACCGAAACCCACGATGGCAGCCACGTTTTCCGTACCGGAACGCAAGTTCCGTTCCTGTCCGCCCCCGGCAATCAGGGGAGCCAGTTCCACCCGCTTGTCCAGCACCAGGGCCGCCGCCCCTTTGGGGCCGCCGATTTTATGGGCGGAAAGGGTCAGGGCATGGACGCCGGCGGCGTTCAGGGCGCGAAAATCCAGGGGCAGTTTGCCCAGGGCCTGAATGGCGTCGCTGTGGAACCAGGGGCTGCCCGCCCCCTTGGCCCGCTCGGCCAAGGCGGCCACGTCCTGCACCACCCCGGTTTCGTTGTTGGCCAGCATGACGGAAATCAGGTTGGGGCGCCGGGCCAGGGCGATGGCGAAATCCGCCTCCGCCACCCGGCCATCCCCATCCACCGCCAGTTCATGAACCTGCCAGCCCTGGTGTCCCAACTGGCGGGCAGGTTCCAGCACGCAGGGATGTTCTACCCCGCTCACCACCACCCAGCCGGACCGACGGCAAGCCGCCGCCCCTTTCAGAAACAGGTTGTTGGTTTCCGATCCACCGCTGGTAAAAATCACTTCCGTAGGATGGGCGCCCACCGCCTCCGCCACCTGGGCCCGGGCTTCTTCCACGGCGCGCCGGGCCGCCCGGCCGTACTCGTGGCGACTGGAAGGATTGCCGTACTGATCCCTCAAATAGGGCAGCATGGCCTCCAGCACCTCCGGCGCCAGGGGCGTGGTAGCGTTGTGGTCGAAATAGACGGGAGCGAACATGGTCCGGACCTAAAGATTGGCCGTCACTTCCTGGATGCGGGACCGGGCGCCTTCCCGACGCTGGTCTTCCAGGGGGGCCACCTTTTCGCCCTGCTTGGCCACCAGATCCGCCAGGGACACGGAGGCCAGGAATTCATACATTTTGGCGTTGAGGGTGGTCCACAGATCGTGGGTCATACAGCGATGTTCTTCGTGGCAGTTTTCCTTGCCGCCGCACTGGGTGGCGTCCAGGGGCTCATCCACCGCCCGGATGATGTCCGCCACGTTGAGCTGGGCCACGGGCCGGGCCAGACAGTAGCCGCCCCCCGGACCGCGCACGCTTTCCACCAGACTGGCGCGGCGCAGCTTG
This sequence is a window from Azospira inquinata. Protein-coding genes within it:
- a CDS encoding cysteine desulfurase family protein; its protein translation is MFAPVYFDHNATTPLAPEVLEAMLPYLRDQYGNPSSRHEYGRAARRAVEEARAQVAEAVGAHPTEVIFTSGGSETNNLFLKGAAACRRSGWVVVSGVEHPCVLEPARQLGHQGWQVHELAVDGDGRVAEADFAIALARRPNLISVMLANNETGVVQDVAALAERAKGAGSPWFHSDAIQALGKLPLDFRALNAAGVHALTLSAHKIGGPKGAAALVLDKRVELAPLIAGGGQERNLRSGTENVAAIVGFGAACALSVQNMEQKRRHLQDLRQALEAGLGALGATVFGAGAPRLPNTSFFAFPGLDGETLVGQLDRAGFAVASGSACSSVQREPSHVLLSMGVAPDLAKGAVRVSLGRENTAAQVQEFLAALGATLQRLTHLAAIAV
- the iscR gene encoding Fe-S cluster assembly transcriptional regulator IscR, with protein sequence MRLTTKGRFAVTAMIDLAMRCKDGPVTLAGISERQRISLSYLEQLFGKLRRASLVESVRGPGGGYCLARPVAQLNVADIIRAVDEPLDATQCGGKENCHEEHRCMTHDLWTTLNAKMYEFLASVSLADLVAKQGEKVAPLEDQRREGARSRIQEVTANL